In one window of Campylobacter hepaticus DNA:
- a CDS encoding ATP-binding protein — translation MDKLKNFLSCKNIEDTQIYKELKCTKNEALILRELCKNYVVSVSSINTFTLLSNIFGNDKYTYLDALKDLKKLIERGFVNQNSSFFKNMETGKTQTLILTLLQSELSLSEYFLEFLEEKPHLDFKKCEAYSDYLEYLKDEFIRIRLYERLSFVQKSAYNIEIKNQIKLYEKHIKQRLKKSKFYNILADIFKEYNLDFKEQIIFLALLKEEYVLNSENSISREMNFLLSLVSENDLEKHNNKKLLQENTSLLHLIEYDEYLNAFGDISKSFFIRDEILQRIINFEFKQSKKIKIENVLKEQDIFELIEPSADINDVIMPKNTKELLENILKQQDKKVLERLHSWGIKSSKNIEAKIIFYGPAGTGKTMSALAMAKSMKKTILSFDCSKILSKWVGESEQNVRKIFDTYKNIVQTCKQSPILLLNEADQFLSARVESSGGSDKMHNQMQNIFLEQIERFSGVIIATTNFLESLDSAFSRRFDYKIEFKKPDLKDRLKMWDKFLPKKASFEKAFDINILAQYELSGAQILMVIKNTALKIAVSKDGIFRMRDFLESIQKELNSSFDKSKIVGF, via the coding sequence ATGGATAAATTAAAAAACTTTTTGAGTTGCAAAAATATAGAAGATACCCAAATTTATAAAGAGCTTAAATGTACAAAAAATGAAGCTTTAATTTTAAGAGAGCTTTGTAAAAATTATGTTGTTTCGGTATCTTCTATTAATACTTTTACTTTATTGTCAAATATTTTTGGTAATGATAAATATACTTATTTAGATGCTTTAAAAGACTTGAAAAAACTTATTGAAAGAGGTTTTGTAAATCAAAATTCAAGTTTTTTTAAAAATATGGAGACTGGTAAAACGCAAACATTGATTCTTACTTTACTTCAAAGTGAGTTAAGTTTGAGTGAGTATTTTTTAGAATTTTTAGAGGAAAAACCTCATTTAGATTTTAAAAAATGTGAAGCTTATAGTGATTATTTAGAATATTTAAAAGACGAATTTATACGTATTCGTTTATATGAAAGATTGAGTTTTGTACAAAAAAGTGCTTATAATATTGAAATAAAAAATCAAATTAAGCTTTATGAAAAGCATATTAAACAAAGATTGAAAAAAAGTAAATTTTATAATATTTTAGCGGATATTTTTAAAGAATATAATCTTGATTTTAAAGAACAAATTATTTTTTTAGCACTTTTAAAAGAAGAATATGTTTTAAATAGTGAAAATTCTATATCAAGAGAAATGAATTTTTTACTTTCTTTGGTTAGTGAAAATGATTTGGAAAAGCATAATAATAAAAAACTATTACAAGAAAATACCTCTCTTTTACATTTAATTGAATATGATGAATATTTAAATGCTTTTGGAGATATTTCTAAAAGTTTTTTTATAAGAGATGAAATTTTGCAAAGGATTATAAATTTTGAGTTTAAACAAAGTAAAAAAATTAAAATTGAAAATGTTTTAAAAGAACAAGATATATTTGAACTTATAGAGCCTAGTGCTGATATTAATGATGTTATTATGCCTAAAAATACAAAAGAACTTTTAGAAAATATTTTAAAACAGCAAGATAAAAAAGTTTTAGAAAGATTGCACTCTTGGGGTATAAAGAGCAGTAAAAATATAGAAGCAAAAATTATTTTTTATGGACCTGCAGGAACGGGTAAAACTATGTCAGCTTTAGCTATGGCTAAATCAATGAAAAAGACTATTTTGAGTTTTGATTGTTCAAAAATTCTTAGTAAATGGGTGGGAGAAAGCGAGCAAAATGTTAGAAAAATTTTTGATACTTATAAGAATATAGTTCAAACTTGTAAACAAAGTCCCATTTTGCTTTTGAATGAAGCTGATCAGTTTTTAAGTGCTCGAGTTGAAAGTAGTGGTGGAAGTGATAAAATGCATAATCAAATGCAAAATATATTTTTAGAACAGATTGAACGTTTTAGCGGAGTAATCATTGCTACAACGAATTTTTTAGAGAGTTTAGATAGTGCTTTTTCAAGAAGATTTGATTATAAGATAGAATTTAAAAAGCCTGATTTAAAAGATAGATTAAAGATGTGGGATAAATTTTTACCTAAAAAAGCATCATTTGAAAAGGCTTTTGATATAAATATCTTGGCTCAATATGAATTAAGTGGAGCGCAAATCTTAATGGTGATAAAAAATACAGCTTTAAAAATAGCTGTATCTAAAGATGGAATTTTTCGTATGCGAGATTTTCTAGAAAGTATACAAAAAGAATTAAATTCTAGTTTTGATAAAAGTAAAATTGTTGGATTTTAA
- a CDS encoding ferric reductase-like transmembrane domain-containing protein — MHIIHFNILAFLSFLTSLIYSLYNIFQSFDLVKEIYIYTGIFALIFLNLSIFFSLIQFKKTKNYPKLLGIFAAFWTILHFLNYFIFDRNAKISRLLDDISHHLLEASGFIAFIIILFMLASSFKWFTKIQKIRKLGYLCLVLASYHYFLSPKVPMFWEWSALILGLLYFLFHYIKIFKKLKSNNFTFIKTRI, encoded by the coding sequence ATGCATATAATACATTTTAATATACTTGCTTTTTTAAGCTTTTTAACAAGTTTAATTTACAGCTTATATAATATTTTTCAATCTTTTGATCTAGTAAAAGAAATTTATATTTATACTGGAATTTTTGCCTTGATTTTTTTAAATTTAAGCATATTTTTTTCTTTAATCCAATTTAAAAAGACAAAAAATTATCCCAAATTATTAGGAATTTTTGCAGCATTTTGGACTATTTTGCATTTTTTAAATTATTTTATTTTTGATAGAAATGCAAAAATTTCAAGACTTCTTGATGATATCTCACACCATCTATTAGAGGCAAGTGGTTTTATTGCTTTTATTATCATCCTTTTCATGCTTGCAAGCTCTTTTAAATGGTTTACAAAAATTCAAAAAATAAGAAAATTAGGGTATTTGTGCCTAGTTTTGGCAAGCTATCATTATTTTTTAAGTCCAAAAGTTCCTATGTTTTGGGAATGGAGTGCTTTAATTCTTGGATTATTATATTTCTTATTCCATTATATAAAAATATTTAAAAAATTAAAATCCAACAATTTTACTTTTATCAAAACTAGAATTTAA
- the msrP gene encoding protein-methionine-sulfoxide reductase catalytic subunit MsrP, whose translation MNITPENLYKKRREFIKMGAGALLSSTLLSSKLSALNFTSDTNLNKLEISDEKLATNYVNFYEFSTDKKRAVSLAQNLKTQNWKIDINGEVEKPFSLNMEDILKFSLEERIYRLRCVETWSMVVPWIGFELRRLIDMAKPTNEAKFIKFTTLFDKNQFPDQNALFPTIDYPYVEGLRMDEAMHPLTLLAVGMYKKPLQPQNGAPIRLVVPWKYGFKSIKSIVKIEFVKEQPKSTWELANPREYGFYANVNPNVSHPRWSQANERALGDFFTKSTLLFNGYEKEVGNLYAGMDLKVNF comes from the coding sequence ATGAATATTACTCCTGAAAATTTATATAAAAAAAGAAGGGAATTTATAAAAATGGGAGCTGGAGCTTTACTAAGCTCTACTTTATTAAGTTCTAAATTATCTGCTTTAAACTTTACAAGTGATACCAATCTTAATAAATTAGAAATCAGTGATGAAAAACTTGCTACAAATTATGTTAATTTTTATGAATTTTCAACTGATAAAAAAAGAGCTGTATCTTTGGCACAGAATTTAAAAACCCAAAATTGGAAAATAGATATTAATGGAGAAGTAGAAAAACCTTTTAGTTTAAATATGGAAGATATTTTAAAATTTTCTCTAGAAGAAAGAATTTACCGTTTACGTTGCGTTGAAACCTGGTCTATGGTGGTACCTTGGATAGGTTTTGAATTGCGTCGTTTAATTGATATGGCTAAACCTACAAATGAAGCAAAATTTATCAAATTTACCACACTTTTTGATAAAAATCAATTTCCTGATCAAAATGCTTTATTTCCAACCATAGACTATCCTTATGTAGAAGGTCTTCGTATGGATGAAGCTATGCATCCATTAACTTTATTAGCCGTAGGCATGTATAAAAAACCTTTACAACCACAAAATGGAGCTCCAATACGCCTTGTTGTACCTTGGAAATATGGTTTTAAAAGTATCAAATCTATAGTAAAAATAGAATTTGTCAAAGAACAACCAAAATCCACATGGGAATTAGCAAACCCTAGAGAATATGGATTTTATGCAAATGTAAATCCCAATGTATCTCACCCTAGATGGTCTCAAGCTAATGAAAGAGCTTTAGGAGATTTCTTTACCAAATCAACCTTATTATTTAATGGATATGAAAAAGAAGTAGGAAATTTATATGCTGGTATGGATTTAAAGGTAAATTTTTAA
- the nusB gene encoding transcription antitermination factor NusB codes for MASRHQVRQSVVSLLYAFELNSEHDAFINEILDEKKIRNEQKKFTLSLYHGILANLNNIDQTLNSFLNENKIIALGYIERSILRLGAYELLFTDTPSAVVINEAIELAKELANDNSPKFINGVLDTLIKTKK; via the coding sequence ATGGCATCACGTCATCAAGTCCGTCAAAGTGTTGTATCTTTACTCTATGCCTTTGAATTAAATTCTGAGCATGATGCTTTTATTAATGAAATTTTAGATGAAAAAAAAATACGTAATGAACAAAAAAAATTCACCTTAAGCTTATATCATGGAATTTTAGCTAATTTAAATAATATTGATCAAACCCTTAATTCATTTCTTAATGAAAATAAAATTATAGCTTTAGGATATATAGAAAGATCAATATTAAGGCTTGGGGCCTATGAATTACTTTTTACTGATACACCTAGCGCTGTAGTTATTAATGAAGCTATAGAACTCGCCAAAGAACTTGCTAATGATAATTCTCCAAAATTTATTAATGGAGTTTTAGATACTTTGATAAAGACTAAAAAATGA
- the ribH gene encoding 6,7-dimethyl-8-ribityllumazine synthase, which translates to MNIIEGKLNLHSNANIAIINARFNHIITDRLVEGAKDAFLRHGGKEENLSLILVPGVFEIPFILKKAIESHQFDGICCVGAVIRGSTPHFDYISAETTKGVANVSLNHNTPVSFGILTTDTIEQAIERAGSKVGNKGFEAMITVIEMLNLSKEF; encoded by the coding sequence ATGAATATCATTGAAGGAAAACTAAACTTGCATTCAAATGCCAATATTGCCATTATTAATGCAAGATTTAATCATATCATTACAGATCGTCTAGTAGAAGGCGCTAAAGACGCCTTTTTAAGACATGGAGGCAAAGAAGAAAATTTAAGCCTTATACTTGTTCCTGGTGTTTTTGAAATTCCTTTCATCTTAAAAAAAGCTATAGAATCTCATCAATTTGATGGTATTTGCTGTGTTGGAGCTGTGATCCGTGGATCAACTCCACATTTTGATTATATTTCAGCAGAAACCACTAAAGGCGTGGCTAATGTAAGCTTAAACCACAATACTCCAGTTAGTTTTGGAATTTTAACAACTGATACTATAGAACAAGCTATAGAAAGAGCAGGTAGCAAGGTAGGTAACAAAGGTTTTGAAGCTATGATAACAGTTATTGAAATGCTTAATTTAAGCAAGGAATTTTAA
- the kdsA gene encoding 3-deoxy-8-phosphooctulonate synthase — MTKIILIAGPCVIENKDLVFKVAEQLKDFNENENIEFYFKSSFDKANRTSINSFRGPGLEEGLKILQSIKNEFGMKILTDIHESTQANPVSEVADVLQIPAFLCRQTDLLVCAAKTKAKVNIKKGQFLNPSDIQYSVKKVLQTRGIEKEGYEVAKENGVFVAERGASFGYANLVVDMRSLVIMREFAPVIFDATHSVQMPGAAGGSSGGKSEFVEPLARAAAAVGVDGFFFETHVNPCQALCDGSNMLDPTRLKNCMKVLLEIQNIIKEK; from the coding sequence ATGACAAAAATAATATTAATTGCTGGTCCTTGTGTAATAGAAAATAAAGATTTAGTTTTTAAAGTGGCTGAACAATTAAAAGATTTTAATGAAAATGAAAATATAGAATTTTATTTTAAATCAAGCTTTGATAAAGCAAATCGCACAAGCATAAATTCTTTTCGTGGACCTGGACTTGAAGAAGGACTTAAAATTTTACAAAGCATAAAAAATGAATTTGGTATGAAAATTCTTACTGATATACATGAAAGTACTCAAGCAAATCCTGTAAGCGAAGTAGCAGATGTTTTACAAATTCCTGCTTTTTTATGTCGCCAAACAGATTTACTTGTCTGTGCAGCTAAAACTAAAGCAAAAGTTAATATTAAAAAAGGACAATTTTTAAATCCAAGCGATATACAATATAGCGTTAAAAAAGTCCTTCAAACACGTGGTATAGAAAAAGAAGGTTATGAAGTTGCCAAAGAAAATGGTGTTTTTGTAGCTGAAAGAGGAGCTAGCTTTGGCTATGCTAATTTAGTCGTAGATATGCGTTCTTTAGTAATTATGCGTGAATTTGCTCCTGTAATATTTGATGCAACACATAGCGTGCAAATGCCTGGAGCTGCTGGAGGAAGCAGCGGGGGCAAAAGTGAATTTGTAGAACCTTTAGCAAGAGCAGCTGCTGCTGTAGGCGTTGATGGTTTTTTCTTTGAAACCCATGTAAATCCTTGCCAAGCCCTATGCGATGGAAGCAATATGCTTGATCCAACACGTCTTAAAAATTGCATGAAAGTATTATTAGAAATTCAAAATATCATAAAGGAAAAATAA
- a CDS encoding DMT family transporter — translation MLKIIKHNLGIYFMILACLDFAFMGACAKILSKEISSIEIMFFRNIIGIFFIVYLLKSSKFHKKGGNFWLLVFRGVAGTLSLYMFFYNISNITLGVAFAFQKTSPIFIALLSLIIFKENIGFKGWLGILLAFSGVIFIMQPWEDNLMSSNFDLKNSIIGVVSGFLAALALTSVRELKKFYTTEQIAFSFIFLGTLMPLISMLSAQFFDPQYLKSLHLDFILAPFVMPSMTAWLIIIIMGTLGTIYQIHVTKAYSVAKQAGVIAGISYLDVVFSMIVGIILGDNLPNTMIFLGIIGIVFGGLILVKNKGKK, via the coding sequence ATGCTAAAAATAATTAAACATAACTTAGGAATTTATTTTATGATTTTAGCTTGTTTAGATTTTGCATTTATGGGAGCTTGTGCAAAAATCTTAAGCAAAGAAATAAGCTCAATTGAAATCATGTTTTTTAGAAATATTATAGGAATTTTTTTTATTGTTTATCTTTTAAAATCTTCTAAATTTCATAAAAAAGGGGGAAATTTTTGGCTTTTAGTGTTTCGTGGAGTAGCAGGAACACTCTCACTTTATATGTTTTTTTATAATATTTCAAATATTACTTTAGGTGTGGCTTTTGCCTTTCAAAAAACCTCCCCTATTTTTATAGCCTTACTTTCTTTAATAATTTTTAAAGAAAATATTGGATTTAAAGGTTGGCTTGGGATATTACTTGCTTTTAGTGGGGTAATATTCATTATGCAACCTTGGGAAGATAATTTAATGTCTTCAAATTTCGATTTAAAAAATTCGATTATAGGTGTTGTAAGCGGATTTTTAGCTGCCTTAGCTCTTACAAGCGTTAGAGAACTTAAAAAATTTTACACCACAGAGCAAATTGCCTTTTCTTTTATTTTTTTAGGTACCTTAATGCCTCTCATTTCAATGTTAAGTGCTCAATTTTTTGATCCACAATATTTAAAATCATTACATTTAGATTTTATTCTAGCACCCTTTGTTATGCCAAGTATGACAGCTTGGCTTATTATTATCATTATGGGAACTTTAGGAACCATTTATCAAATTCATGTTACTAAAGCTTATAGCGTAGCTAAACAAGCAGGTGTTATAGCCGGAATAAGCTATCTTGATGTAGTATTTAGCATGATAGTAGGAATAATTTTAGGAGATAATTTACCAAATACTATGATTTTTTTAGGTATAATAGGAATTGTTTTTGGTGGATTAATTTTAGTTAAAAATAAAGGAAAAAAATGA
- the der gene encoding ribosome biogenesis GTPase Der translates to MQSIILIGKPNVGKSSLFNRMAKQRIAITSEISGTTRDTNKTEIHLHSKKALLVDSGGLDDKNELFKAVKKNTLKAAKESDIILYLVDGKLAPDEEDRQFFYFLKKLQKPIALVINKIDNKKDEERAWEFSNFGIKEIFHLSVVHNTGLDELYNWIEKFLHEEFLIPDEEENLEDFLENYQKDEEIEFKSIDQNHIRVGIIGRVNVGKSSLLNVLVKQERSVVSTLAGTTIDPVNESIMYKDKVIEFVDTAGIRKRSKIQGLERFALNRTEKILQNSQIALLVLDAQEGFNELDERIAGLMAKHYLGVIIVLNKWDISERDFNQTIKELHLDRFKFLAYAPVVSVSALSGKRVHVLLDQILKVFENFIQKIPTSKLNISVQNALKLHPLPHDCGKLVKIYYAVQYDLAPPKIALIMNRPKALHFSYKRYLQNQIRKEFDLKGVPLVIASRKKGNKENDEI, encoded by the coding sequence ATGCAAAGCATTATACTCATAGGTAAGCCAAATGTTGGAAAATCAAGTCTTTTTAACAGAATGGCAAAGCAAAGAATTGCGATTACAAGTGAGATTTCAGGCACAACTAGAGATACGAATAAAACAGAAATTCATCTTCATTCTAAAAAAGCTTTACTTGTTGATAGCGGTGGGCTTGATGATAAAAACGAACTTTTTAAAGCGGTTAAAAAAAATACTTTAAAAGCTGCAAAAGAAAGTGATATTATTCTTTATTTGGTTGATGGGAAATTAGCTCCCGATGAAGAAGATAGGCAATTTTTTTATTTTTTAAAAAAATTACAAAAGCCTATAGCTTTGGTGATTAATAAAATAGATAATAAAAAAGATGAAGAAAGAGCATGGGAATTTTCAAATTTTGGTATAAAAGAAATTTTTCATCTTTCTGTAGTGCATAATACAGGCTTGGATGAACTTTATAATTGGATAGAAAAATTTTTGCACGAAGAATTTTTAATTCCCGATGAAGAAGAAAATTTAGAAGATTTTTTAGAAAATTATCAAAAAGATGAAGAAATTGAATTTAAATCAATTGATCAAAATCATATTAGAGTTGGTATTATAGGTCGCGTTAATGTTGGAAAATCAAGTCTTTTAAATGTCTTAGTAAAACAAGAAAGAAGTGTAGTAAGCACCTTAGCAGGTACAACTATAGATCCTGTTAATGAAAGCATAATGTATAAAGATAAGGTGATAGAATTTGTTGATACCGCAGGTATTAGGAAAAGGAGTAAAATTCAAGGTCTTGAACGTTTTGCTTTAAATCGTACTGAAAAAATTCTACAAAATTCGCAAATTGCACTTTTAGTATTAGATGCTCAAGAAGGTTTTAATGAACTTGATGAACGTATTGCAGGACTTATGGCTAAGCATTATTTAGGCGTAATTATAGTTTTAAATAAGTGGGATATAAGTGAAAGAGATTTTAATCAAACAATTAAAGAATTGCATCTTGATCGTTTTAAATTTCTTGCTTATGCACCTGTGGTTAGTGTTTCAGCTTTAAGCGGAAAAAGAGTGCATGTTTTACTTGATCAAATTTTAAAAGTTTTTGAGAATTTCATACAAAAAATTCCTACTTCAAAACTTAATATTTCAGTACAAAATGCTTTAAAATTACATCCTTTGCCTCATGATTGCGGTAAATTAGTAAAAATTTATTATGCAGTTCAGTATGACTTAGCTCCACCTAAAATTGCTCTTATTATGAACCGTCCTAAGGCTTTACATTTTAGCTACAAACGTTATTTGCAAAATCAAATTAGAAAAGAATTTGATTTAAAAGGAGTTCCTTTAGTAATTGCTTCGCGTAAGAAGGGGAATAAGGAAAATGATGAGATTTAA
- a CDS encoding shikimate kinase has translation MMRFKNIIFIGFMGCGKSTLARALAEDLDLVFLDSDVLIEQKFNQKINTIFEKKGEQFFREEEQKMANFFIHCNKACIATGGGFIHVSNLENMGFCIYLKASFEYLKKNLDDNEIFKRPLFYDEIKAKKLYNERLNKYEKKAHFILDIENKNVDKLLSEIKKVVK, from the coding sequence ATGATGAGATTTAAAAATATCATTTTTATAGGTTTTATGGGTTGTGGAAAAAGCACTTTAGCTAGAGCTTTAGCTGAGGATTTAGATCTTGTTTTTTTAGATAGCGATGTTTTAATAGAACAAAAATTTAATCAAAAAATTAATACTATTTTTGAAAAAAAAGGCGAACAATTTTTTAGAGAAGAAGAACAAAAAATGGCTAATTTTTTTATACATTGTAATAAAGCTTGTATTGCAACTGGAGGGGGTTTTATTCATGTTTCAAATTTAGAAAATATGGGTTTTTGTATTTATTTAAAGGCAAGTTTTGAATATTTAAAAAAGAATTTAGATGATAATGAAATTTTTAAAAGACCTTTATTTTATGATGAAATTAAAGCAAAAAAATTATATAATGAACGTTTAAATAAATATGAAAAAAAAGCACATTTTATTCTTGATATAGAAAATAAAAATGTAGATAAACTTTTAAGTGAGATTAAAAAGGTGGTAAAATGA
- the trpS gene encoding tryptophan--tRNA ligase, with amino-acid sequence MRVLTGLQPSGDLHIGNYFGAIKQIVDAQDFNEMFIFIANYHAMTSLQNGEELKQNSLKAAAAFLSLGIDPQKSVFWLQSDVKEVIELYWILSQFTPMGLLERAHSYKDKVAKGLSASHGLFSYPVLMAADILLFDAKIIPVGKDQIQHLEIARDIALKVNNEWGEIFVLPEPRVDEKVAVVVGTDGVKMSKSYQNTIDIFTDEKTLKKQITSIVTDSTPLKDSKDYENCNVFKIIKLFLNDKEQKKLQARYEKGGEGYGHFKMYLNEVLSAYFKEARQKYNEFLQKPSHLKEILDFGAQKARKIAKEKMQKIYEKIGF; translated from the coding sequence ATGAGAGTATTAACAGGGCTTCAACCAAGTGGAGATTTGCATATAGGTAATTATTTTGGTGCGATTAAACAAATAGTAGATGCTCAAGATTTTAATGAAATGTTTATATTTATTGCAAATTATCATGCTATGACTTCCTTACAAAATGGAGAAGAATTAAAACAAAATTCTTTAAAAGCTGCTGCAGCTTTCTTGAGTCTTGGTATTGATCCTCAAAAAAGTGTATTTTGGTTGCAAAGTGATGTAAAAGAAGTTATAGAGCTTTATTGGATTTTATCGCAATTTACTCCTATGGGTTTATTAGAACGTGCTCATAGTTATAAAGATAAAGTGGCTAAAGGACTGAGTGCATCCCATGGACTTTTTTCTTATCCTGTATTAATGGCAGCTGATATTTTATTGTTTGATGCAAAGATTATTCCTGTAGGAAAAGATCAGATTCAACATTTAGAAATTGCTCGTGATATAGCTTTAAAAGTTAATAATGAGTGGGGTGAAATTTTTGTTTTACCTGAACCTAGAGTTGATGAGAAAGTTGCAGTAGTGGTGGGAACAGATGGTGTTAAAATGAGTAAATCTTATCAAAATACTATAGATATTTTTACTGATGAAAAAACTTTAAAAAAACAAATTACTTCTATAGTTACAGATAGTACTCCTTTAAAAGATTCTAAAGATTATGAAAATTGTAATGTTTTTAAAATTATAAAATTATTTTTGAATGATAAAGAGCAAAAAAAATTGCAAGCTCGTTATGAAAAAGGTGGTGAGGGTTATGGACATTTTAAGATGTATTTAAATGAAGTTTTAAGTGCATATTTTAAAGAAGCTAGGCAAAAATATAATGAGTTTTTACAAAAACCTTCTCATTTAAAAGAAATTTTAGATTTTGGTGCACAAAAGGCAAGAAAAATTGCTAAAGAGAAAATGCAAAAAATTTATGAAAAAATCGGATTTTAG
- the serS gene encoding serine--tRNA ligase encodes MLDLKKLQNNFNEVAQKLKNKKIDEEILKKLAELFISLKKEKTSLEQLQAFQNKFSKELNSVKDKENLKEQLNKNKIKINEQSQKVNVLEKELETIVYAIPNIPDDAVPVGEDENENVELKKVLIPIEFDFTPKEHFELGEKLNWLDFVRGVKISQSRFCVLKNEGALLNRALINYMIDFNRSRGFELVNVPFLVNENTMFGTGQLPKFKDDMYRIKDEDLYLISTSEIPVTNLYSGEILSSESLPIKMTCYSACFRKEAGSAGRDTRGIIRQHQFEKVELVSITKPEQSDEVFEQMLECASDLLSSLGLAHRHLMLCTGDLGFSAAKTVDLEVWLPGQNKYREISSISNCRDFQARRAKIRYKNDKGKNELVHTLNGSSLAVGRTLVAIIENYQDKEGRIHIPDVLKKYF; translated from the coding sequence ATGCTAGATTTAAAAAAATTACAAAATAATTTTAATGAGGTGGCTCAAAAATTAAAAAATAAAAAAATAGATGAAGAGATCTTAAAAAAACTTGCTGAGCTTTTTATTAGTTTAAAAAAAGAAAAAACAAGCTTAGAGCAATTGCAAGCTTTTCAAAATAAATTTAGTAAAGAATTAAACAGTGTGAAAGATAAAGAAAATTTAAAAGAACAATTAAATAAAAATAAAATAAAAATCAATGAGCAAAGTCAAAAGGTTAATGTTTTAGAAAAGGAACTTGAGACTATTGTTTATGCTATTCCTAATATCCCTGATGATGCGGTGCCTGTGGGAGAAGATGAAAATGAAAATGTAGAACTTAAAAAAGTATTAATACCGATAGAATTTGATTTTACTCCAAAAGAACATTTTGAGTTAGGAGAGAAATTAAATTGGCTTGATTTTGTACGTGGGGTTAAAATTTCTCAAAGTCGTTTTTGTGTACTTAAAAATGAAGGCGCTTTGTTAAACCGTGCTTTGATAAATTATATGATAGATTTTAATAGAAGTCGTGGTTTTGAATTGGTAAATGTGCCTTTTTTAGTCAATGAAAATACTATGTTTGGAACGGGACAATTGCCTAAATTTAAAGACGATATGTATAGGATAAAAGATGAGGATTTGTATTTAATTTCAACTTCTGAAATTCCTGTGACTAATCTTTATAGTGGTGAGATTTTAAGTAGTGAGAGTTTGCCAATAAAAATGACTTGTTATAGTGCTTGTTTTAGAAAAGAAGCAGGAAGTGCAGGGCGTGATACAAGAGGTATCATTCGTCAACATCAATTTGAAAAAGTAGAACTTGTAAGTATTACTAAACCTGAACAAAGTGATGAGGTTTTTGAACAAATGCTTGAATGTGCGAGTGATTTATTAAGCTCTTTGGGTTTGGCACATAGACATTTAATGCTTTGTACAGGTGATTTGGGTTTTAGTGCAGCAAAAACTGTAGATCTTGAGGTATGGCTTCCTGGACAAAATAAATATCGTGAGATTAGCTCGATTTCAAATTGTCGTGATTTTCAAGCAAGACGTGCTAAAATTCGTTATAAAAATGATAAAGGAAAAAATGAATTAGTTCATACTCTTAATGGATCTTCTTTAGCAGTGGGCAGGACTTTGGTGGCAATTATAGAAAATTATCAAGATAAAGAGGGAAGAATTCATATTCCTGATGTTTTAAAAAAATATTTTTAA